From one Microbacterium aurum genomic stretch:
- the moaA gene encoding GTP 3',8-cyclase MoaA → MVAVPVVLTRPRRPSPRASAPDETGRPGDPLVDRFGRVHRDLRISLTDRCSLRCTYCMPEQGNEWLARTSILTLDEIERVARVAAASGVTTFRLTGGEPLLRPDIVEVVRRLAAIRTPGGARIDLAMTTNGIRLAELLGPLQAAGLRRLNISIDTLDRDRFRALTRRDRLHDVLDGIAAAAASDLRPLKLNAVAMRGVNDDHLVELVEFALAHDAQLRFIEQMPLDAGHTWDRASMVTRSEILDALGARWTLTPVPGRGGAPAEKWALDGGPATVGVIASVTAPFCGQCDRLRLTADGQLRNCLFSTGEYDLLPVLRGTDAGAAADAGAEVDAGIAADAGTDAAVDAVLRACVAGKLPGHAIDDPSFLQPARGMNAIGG, encoded by the coding sequence CGGACGAGACGGGGCGGCCGGGCGATCCGCTCGTCGACAGATTCGGCCGCGTGCACCGCGACCTGCGCATCTCGCTCACCGACCGCTGCTCGCTGCGGTGCACGTACTGCATGCCCGAGCAGGGCAACGAGTGGCTTGCGCGCACCAGCATCCTCACCCTCGACGAGATCGAGCGCGTCGCGCGCGTCGCCGCGGCCTCCGGCGTGACGACGTTCCGCCTGACCGGCGGCGAGCCCCTGCTGCGCCCGGACATCGTCGAAGTCGTGCGGCGTCTGGCCGCGATCCGCACGCCCGGCGGTGCGCGGATCGACCTCGCGATGACGACCAACGGCATCCGCCTCGCCGAGCTCCTCGGCCCGCTGCAGGCGGCGGGACTGCGGCGGCTCAACATCTCGATCGACACGCTCGACCGCGACCGGTTCCGTGCGCTCACGCGCCGTGACCGCCTGCACGATGTGCTCGACGGGATCGCCGCCGCCGCGGCATCCGACCTGCGCCCCCTCAAACTCAACGCCGTCGCGATGCGCGGCGTCAACGACGACCATCTCGTCGAGCTCGTCGAGTTCGCGCTCGCACACGACGCGCAGCTGCGGTTCATCGAGCAGATGCCGCTGGATGCCGGTCACACCTGGGACCGGGCTTCGATGGTCACCCGCAGTGAGATCCTCGACGCGCTCGGCGCCCGCTGGACGCTGACCCCCGTGCCCGGACGCGGCGGCGCGCCCGCCGAGAAGTGGGCGCTCGACGGCGGCCCCGCGACGGTCGGGGTCATCGCGTCGGTGACCGCCCCGTTCTGCGGGCAGTGCGACCGGCTGCGTCTCACGGCCGACGGCCAGCTGCGCAACTGCCTGTTCTCGACGGGGGAGTACGACCTGCTGCCCGTGCTGCGCGGGACGGATGCCGGGGCCGCGGCGGATGCCGGAGCCGAGGTTGACGCCGGGATCGCGGCGGATGCTGGGACGGACGCGGCCGTGGATGCCGTGCTCCGGGCGTGTGTCGCGGGCAAGCTGCCCGGCCACGCGATCGACGATCCGTCGTTCCTACAGCCCGCCCGCGGCATGAACGCCATCGGCGGATAG
- the cydB gene encoding cytochrome d ubiquinol oxidase subunit II, producing the protein MDLAHLWFFIVGVLFVGYFVLDGFDFGVGMSLPFLGKDEVSRRQVINTIGPVWDLNETWVIVAGACLFAAFPEWYATLFSGFYLPLLLILLALIARGVSFEYRHQREDLSWKRRFDAMIVVGSVVPALLWGVAVGNIVQGVPIDADKNFTGTLFTLLNPYGLWVGVTTLLLFFLHGVYFVGLKTDGQVHHDAQALGKKLAIPTVVFAAGTVVWTVVIAAGREAPLLWAVIACGVIAAVALLASVVFNWVDRDGRAFAAGAVTIVFAVLTLWLALYPYVMPASNDPANSLTIENASSTQMTLEIMSWAALVFLPLVLAYQAWTYWIFRKRITRAVIEEAEVAEVH; encoded by the coding sequence ATGGATCTCGCCCACCTCTGGTTCTTCATCGTCGGAGTGCTGTTCGTCGGATACTTCGTGCTCGACGGGTTCGACTTCGGCGTCGGGATGTCGCTCCCCTTCCTCGGCAAGGACGAGGTCTCGCGCCGCCAGGTGATCAACACGATCGGCCCGGTCTGGGACCTCAACGAGACCTGGGTGATCGTCGCCGGCGCCTGCCTGTTCGCGGCCTTCCCGGAGTGGTACGCGACGCTCTTCAGCGGCTTCTACCTGCCGCTGCTGCTGATCCTGCTCGCGCTCATCGCCCGCGGCGTCTCGTTCGAGTACCGCCACCAGCGCGAGGACCTCTCGTGGAAGCGCCGGTTCGACGCCATGATCGTCGTCGGCTCGGTGGTGCCGGCCCTGCTGTGGGGCGTCGCCGTCGGCAACATCGTGCAGGGCGTGCCGATCGACGCCGACAAGAACTTCACCGGGACGCTCTTCACCCTGCTGAACCCGTACGGGCTGTGGGTGGGCGTCACGACGCTGCTGCTGTTCTTCCTCCACGGCGTGTACTTCGTCGGTCTCAAGACCGACGGGCAGGTGCACCACGACGCGCAGGCGCTTGGCAAGAAGCTCGCGATCCCGACCGTCGTCTTCGCCGCCGGCACCGTCGTGTGGACCGTCGTGATCGCCGCCGGCCGCGAGGCGCCGCTGCTGTGGGCGGTCATCGCGTGCGGCGTGATCGCCGCCGTCGCCCTCCTGGCCTCGGTCGTCTTCAACTGGGTCGACCGCGACGGCCGCGCGTTCGCGGCGGGCGCCGTGACGATCGTGTTCGCCGTGCTGACGCTGTGGCTCGCGCTGTACCCGTACGTCATGCCCGCCTCCAACGACCCGGCGAACAGCCTGACGATCGAGAACGCCTCCTCGACGCAGATGACCCTCGAGATCATGAGCTGGGCGGCGCTCGTCTTCCTCCCGCTCGTGCTGGCCTACCAGGCGTGGACCTACTGGATCTTCCGCAAACGGATCACCCGTGCCGTCATCGAGGAGGCCGAGGTCGCCGAGGTGCATTGA
- a CDS encoding cytochrome ubiquinol oxidase subunit I, which produces MDFLDPLLLARWQFGLTTLYHFIFVPLTLGMSLFIAIFQTVWYRTGEVKWLHLTRFFGKIFLINFAMGIVTGIVQEFQFGMNWSSYSRFVGDVFGAPLAFEGLMAFFFEATFIGLWIFGWNKLPRGIHLATIWITVAGTWLSAYFILAANAFMQNPKGYQMSTEGHRAEMADFWQVLTNPVALTQLPHTLSSAIMFAAGVMIAASAWHLARRQNVEMMRSSLRFGLWAMIAGFVAVFLSGDQLGLVMVQTQPMKMAAAEAMFNSACGADASFSLFSIGTPDGTGEVWSLRVPYVLAFLSTHDFNGCVEGINDLNLHYATELFPQFADRLDGNFAPILWVTYWSFRWMMGFGLLATAIAVVGLWVTRKGAKRPVAGWMWKIAIWQAPLALFGILVGWIFTEMGRQPWIVFGLMLTEDGVSPNVPGWTVLVSLVAFTLIYAILAVVEFGLIFKTVREGPQALPGPDDPDPSDLPVDQTPSTVY; this is translated from the coding sequence ATGGACTTCTTGGACCCGCTGCTGCTCGCCCGCTGGCAGTTCGGCCTCACGACCCTCTACCACTTCATCTTCGTGCCGCTCACGCTCGGGATGTCGCTGTTCATCGCGATCTTCCAGACCGTCTGGTACCGCACCGGAGAGGTCAAGTGGCTGCACCTGACGCGGTTCTTCGGGAAGATCTTCCTCATCAACTTCGCGATGGGGATCGTCACCGGCATCGTGCAGGAGTTCCAGTTCGGGATGAACTGGTCGAGCTACTCCCGCTTCGTCGGCGACGTGTTCGGCGCTCCCCTGGCCTTCGAGGGCCTCATGGCCTTCTTCTTCGAGGCGACCTTCATAGGCCTCTGGATCTTCGGGTGGAACAAGCTGCCCCGCGGCATCCACCTCGCCACCATCTGGATCACCGTCGCCGGCACCTGGCTCTCGGCCTACTTCATCCTCGCGGCGAACGCGTTCATGCAGAACCCCAAGGGCTACCAGATGTCCACCGAGGGGCACCGCGCCGAGATGGCCGACTTCTGGCAGGTGCTGACCAACCCGGTCGCCCTCACCCAGCTGCCGCACACGCTGTCGTCGGCCATCATGTTCGCCGCGGGGGTGATGATCGCGGCATCCGCCTGGCACCTCGCGCGACGCCAGAACGTCGAGATGATGCGCTCATCGCTGCGGTTCGGGCTGTGGGCGATGATCGCCGGCTTCGTCGCGGTGTTCCTCTCCGGCGACCAGCTGGGGCTCGTGATGGTGCAGACCCAGCCGATGAAGATGGCCGCGGCGGAGGCGATGTTCAACTCCGCCTGCGGGGCGGACGCGTCGTTCTCGCTCTTCTCGATCGGCACCCCCGACGGCACCGGCGAAGTGTGGTCGCTGCGGGTGCCGTACGTGCTCGCGTTCCTCTCCACGCACGACTTCAACGGCTGCGTCGAAGGCATCAACGACCTGAACCTGCACTACGCGACCGAGCTGTTCCCGCAGTTCGCCGACCGCCTGGACGGCAACTTCGCCCCGATCCTCTGGGTGACGTACTGGTCGTTCCGCTGGATGATGGGCTTCGGCCTGCTCGCCACCGCCATCGCGGTCGTGGGTCTCTGGGTCACCCGCAAGGGCGCGAAGCGCCCGGTCGCCGGCTGGATGTGGAAGATCGCGATCTGGCAGGCGCCGCTGGCCTTGTTCGGCATCCTCGTCGGCTGGATCTTCACCGAGATGGGCCGCCAGCCGTGGATCGTCTTCGGCCTCATGCTCACGGAGGACGGCGTCTCGCCGAACGTGCCGGGCTGGACCGTGCTCGTCTCGCTCGTGGCCTTCACCCTGATCTACGCGATCCTGGCGGTCGTGGAGTTCGGACTCATCTTCAAGACCGTCCGTGAGGGACCGCAGGCGCTGCCCGGCCCCGACGACCCCGACCCATCCGACCTGCCCGTCGACCAGACCCCGTCGACGGTCTACTAG
- a CDS encoding helix-turn-helix transcriptional regulator — protein MTTGRPTGYSAISSYSRVEILHLVQEQPQRTIAEIVAATKLHPNTVREHLQRLIDEGYVVAAAEHRTTRGRPRVLYSAADGIAATSAVQRRKVIAAAERGDLMRRVLPGEDPELAPDALHQVDALVEDLIDAGFDPLVDERDLTIDLTPCAQATAQAAHREVLCQVHLELMQSVLAAAGGPLSIDGMRPSCDPNECVVQLMLADAGRVPTPA, from the coding sequence ATGACCACAGGTCGCCCCACGGGGTACAGCGCCATCTCCAGCTATTCGCGTGTCGAGATCCTCCACCTGGTGCAGGAGCAGCCGCAGCGCACGATCGCCGAGATCGTCGCCGCCACGAAGCTGCATCCGAACACCGTGCGGGAGCATCTGCAGCGCCTGATCGACGAGGGGTACGTCGTCGCGGCCGCCGAGCACCGCACCACCCGCGGCCGGCCGCGCGTGCTCTACAGCGCCGCCGACGGCATCGCCGCGACCAGCGCCGTGCAGCGGCGTAAGGTCATCGCCGCCGCCGAGCGCGGCGACCTCATGCGTCGCGTGCTGCCCGGTGAGGATCCCGAGCTCGCGCCCGACGCCCTGCACCAGGTGGATGCGCTCGTGGAAGATCTCATCGACGCCGGCTTCGACCCGCTCGTGGATGAGCGCGACCTCACGATCGATCTGACCCCCTGCGCCCAGGCCACCGCCCAGGCCGCGCACCGCGAGGTGCTGTGCCAGGTGCACCTCGAACTCATGCAGAGCGTCCTCGCCGCCGCGGGCGGCCCGCTGAGCATCGACGGCATGCGCCCCTCGTGCGACCCGAACGAATGCGTCGTGCAGCTGATGCTCGCCGACGCGGGTCGCGTCCCCACTCCCGCATAA
- a CDS encoding LLM class flavin-dependent oxidoreductase: MQRFGTLSFGHYGPLGGGRQLTAGDMLHQAIDLAQGMDELGANGIYFRVHHFARQQASPMPLLAAIAAKTERIEMGTGVVDMRYENPLYLAEEAAAVDLISDGRLALGVSRGSPETVVRGYEKFGYTAEDPRGADLAREHFDLFWRAIGGEGIAERDPNSPFGAGSGLQRIEPHSEGLRSRIWWGAGSRDTAEWAGRMGLNLMSSTLVTEADGRPFDILQAEQIDRFRAAWREAGHAGEPRVSVSRSVFPITTAEDELYFGHSNEGDGIGYIDGFRSTFGKTYAAAPDVLVEQLQQDAAVMSADTLMLTIPSQLGVAFNLRLVESFATHVAPALGWESTRA; encoded by the coding sequence ATGCAACGCTTCGGAACCCTCTCCTTCGGCCACTACGGCCCCCTCGGCGGCGGCCGGCAGCTCACGGCCGGCGACATGCTGCACCAGGCCATCGATCTCGCCCAGGGCATGGACGAGCTCGGCGCGAACGGCATCTACTTCCGCGTGCACCACTTCGCGCGCCAGCAGGCGTCGCCCATGCCGCTGTTGGCGGCGATCGCCGCCAAGACCGAGCGCATCGAGATGGGCACCGGCGTCGTCGACATGCGGTACGAGAACCCGCTCTACCTCGCCGAGGAGGCGGCCGCCGTCGACCTCATCTCCGACGGGCGGCTCGCGCTCGGCGTGAGCCGCGGCTCACCCGAGACCGTCGTCCGCGGCTACGAGAAGTTCGGCTACACCGCCGAGGACCCGCGCGGCGCAGACCTCGCCCGCGAGCACTTCGACCTGTTCTGGCGCGCGATCGGCGGCGAGGGCATCGCCGAGCGCGACCCCAACTCGCCGTTCGGCGCCGGCAGCGGCCTGCAGCGGATCGAACCGCACTCCGAGGGGCTGCGCTCCCGCATCTGGTGGGGCGCGGGCTCGCGTGACACCGCCGAGTGGGCCGGGCGGATGGGGCTGAACCTCATGTCGTCGACGCTCGTCACCGAAGCCGACGGCCGCCCCTTCGACATCCTGCAGGCCGAGCAGATCGACCGGTTCCGCGCCGCGTGGCGTGAGGCGGGTCACGCCGGCGAGCCGCGCGTGTCGGTGAGCCGGTCGGTGTTCCCTATCACGACGGCCGAGGACGAGCTCTACTTCGGGCACTCGAACGAGGGCGACGGCATCGGCTACATCGACGGCTTCCGCTCGACGTTCGGCAAGACCTACGCCGCCGCGCCTGACGTGCTCGTCGAGCAGCTGCAGCAGGATGCCGCGGTCATGTCCGCCGACACCCTAATGCTCACGATCCCCAGCCAGCTGGGAGTCGCCTTCAACCTGCGCCTGGTGGAATCGTTCGCGACGCACGTCGCGCCGGCGCTCGGCTGGGAGAGCACCCGCGCCTGA
- a CDS encoding aldo/keto reductase produces the protein MTRIAHTDLDVFPLALGGNVFGWTADRDESFRILDAFHAGGGNFIDTADSYSAWVAGNAGGESERIIGAWLADRKPDGVTVATKVSQHPQFKGLAAANVRAAAEASLERLGVESIDLYYAHFDDAETPLEETVTAFGQLVSDGLVRYTAVSNYSADRIREWVRIARDLGVAAPVAIQPHYNLVHREIEDDIVPVAEELGLGLVPYFSLAKGFLTGKYRSTEAEGEASPRAAAAAQYATPQGLQILEVLERIGAAHEVSIAATALAWLRAKPTVIAPIASASKLSQVPDLLDGGRVELTADEVAELDAVSEWTPTDM, from the coding sequence ATGACCCGCATCGCGCACACCGACCTCGACGTCTTCCCCCTCGCCCTCGGCGGCAACGTGTTCGGCTGGACCGCCGACCGTGACGAGTCCTTCCGCATCCTCGACGCGTTCCACGCCGGCGGCGGGAACTTCATCGACACCGCCGACTCGTACAGTGCCTGGGTGGCGGGGAACGCCGGCGGCGAGAGCGAGCGGATCATCGGCGCCTGGCTCGCCGACCGCAAGCCCGACGGCGTCACCGTGGCGACGAAGGTCAGCCAGCATCCGCAGTTCAAGGGCCTCGCGGCAGCGAACGTCCGCGCCGCGGCCGAAGCCTCGCTCGAGCGGCTCGGCGTCGAGTCGATCGACCTGTACTACGCGCACTTCGACGATGCAGAGACCCCGCTGGAGGAGACCGTCACCGCCTTCGGCCAGCTCGTCTCGGACGGGCTGGTGCGCTACACCGCCGTGTCGAACTACTCCGCCGACCGCATCCGCGAGTGGGTCCGCATCGCGCGTGATCTCGGCGTCGCAGCCCCCGTCGCCATCCAGCCGCACTACAACCTCGTCCACCGCGAGATTGAGGACGACATCGTGCCGGTGGCCGAAGAGCTGGGGCTCGGACTCGTGCCCTACTTCTCGCTCGCGAAGGGCTTCTTGACCGGCAAGTACCGCTCCACCGAGGCGGAGGGGGAGGCTTCGCCGCGCGCGGCGGCCGCCGCACAGTACGCGACGCCGCAGGGGCTGCAGATCCTCGAGGTGCTCGAGCGCATCGGCGCAGCCCACGAGGTGTCGATCGCCGCGACGGCGCTCGCGTGGCTGCGCGCCAAGCCCACCGTCATCGCCCCCATCGCCTCGGCGTCGAAGCTCTCCCAGGTTCCGGACCTCCTCGACGGTGGCCGCGTCGAGCTCACCGCCGACGAGGTCGCCGAGCTCGACGCCGTCTCGGAGTGGACGCCGACCGACATGTGA
- a CDS encoding SDR family NAD(P)-dependent oxidoreductase produces MSEKTPLTASSSIGDWLDSEIGGPLVRGLLAASGASADSLAPLRGLPLQQLVALSQGQMPQSVVDDLVLKANDGVMPEAAATGWTEKITPGRFAGKTVIVTGAASGIGRATASRVAREGGRVVAVDVSADRLAEFASSLTDAEVITVAGDITQQESIDAIVAAAGERIDALANVAGINDDFSPLHETTDAMWDRVMGVNVTGAFKLTRAVLPAMMAAGAGSVVNIASEAGLRGSASGNAYTTSKHAVIGLTRSAAFMYGPHGIRVNAVAPGGVATGIPFPPHVSEAGKARLQPFQASIPTLATAEQLAASITFLLSDDGVNLNGVVLPSDGGWSVQ; encoded by the coding sequence ATGTCAGAGAAGACACCCCTCACCGCATCCAGCTCCATCGGCGACTGGCTCGACAGCGAGATCGGCGGCCCGCTCGTGCGCGGACTGCTCGCCGCGTCGGGCGCCTCGGCGGATTCGCTCGCCCCGCTGCGCGGACTGCCGCTGCAGCAGCTCGTCGCGCTCAGCCAGGGCCAGATGCCGCAGTCGGTCGTCGACGACCTCGTCCTGAAGGCCAACGACGGCGTCATGCCCGAAGCGGCCGCGACCGGCTGGACCGAGAAGATCACGCCCGGCCGCTTCGCCGGGAAGACCGTCATCGTCACCGGCGCCGCCAGCGGCATCGGGCGCGCCACCGCATCCCGCGTCGCTCGCGAGGGCGGCCGCGTCGTCGCCGTGGACGTGTCGGCCGACCGACTGGCGGAGTTCGCGTCGTCGCTGACGGATGCCGAGGTCATCACGGTCGCCGGCGACATCACCCAGCAGGAGTCCATCGACGCGATCGTCGCGGCGGCCGGGGAGCGTATCGACGCGCTCGCCAACGTCGCAGGCATCAACGACGACTTCTCGCCGCTGCACGAGACGACCGACGCCATGTGGGACCGGGTCATGGGCGTCAACGTCACGGGGGCGTTCAAGCTGACCCGCGCCGTCCTGCCCGCGATGATGGCCGCGGGCGCCGGCTCCGTCGTCAACATCGCGTCCGAGGCGGGCCTGCGCGGTTCGGCCTCGGGCAACGCGTATACGACGAGCAAGCACGCCGTCATCGGCCTCACCCGCTCGGCGGCGTTCATGTACGGCCCCCACGGCATCCGCGTCAACGCCGTCGCCCCCGGCGGCGTCGCCACCGGCATCCCGTTCCCGCCGCACGTGTCCGAGGCGGGGAAGGCCCGGCTCCAGCCGTTCCAGGCCTCGATCCCGACCCTGGCCACGGCGGAGCAGCTCGCGGCATCCATCACCTTCCTGCTCTCGGACGACGGCGTGAACCTCAACGGCGTCGTGCTCCCGAGCGACGGCGGCTGGTCGGTGCAGTAA
- a CDS encoding GNAT family N-acetyltransferase, producing the protein MTAALAGGAVLREARPGDEDGILALIHALAVYEREPDAVANTAEMLADTLFGAEPRAFAHVVEREGRIVGIAIWFLTYSTWTGRHGIWLEDLYVDEAERGAGHGTALMRALAAVCVERGYARFEWTVLDWNAPSIAFYRSLGAEPMDEWTTQRLSGDALAALAAV; encoded by the coding sequence GTGACCGCCGCGCTCGCCGGCGGCGCCGTGCTGCGTGAGGCGCGCCCGGGCGATGAGGACGGGATCCTCGCCCTCATCCACGCGCTCGCCGTCTACGAACGCGAGCCGGATGCCGTGGCGAACACCGCCGAGATGCTCGCCGACACGCTGTTCGGCGCCGAGCCGCGGGCCTTCGCCCACGTCGTCGAGCGGGAGGGGCGGATTGTGGGGATCGCGATCTGGTTCCTCACGTACTCGACGTGGACCGGCCGGCACGGCATCTGGCTCGAAGACCTCTACGTCGACGAGGCCGAGCGCGGCGCCGGCCACGGCACGGCGCTCATGCGCGCGCTCGCGGCCGTCTGCGTCGAACGCGGCTACGCGCGCTTCGAGTGGACGGTGCTCGACTGGAACGCCCCCTCGATCGCGTTCTACCGATCGCTGGGCGCGGAGCCGATGGACGAATGGACCACGCAGCGCCTCAGCGGCGACGCCCTCGCCGCGCTCGCCGCCGTCTGA
- a CDS encoding DNA glycosylase AlkZ-like family protein, with protein MSRTAPKEPVIELSRDEARRIAVRAQLLDAQRPGDVVEVAEQIGAIKIDPTATIAPAEQTIAWSRIGWSYEPGQLRKAVEQDRLLFEYDGHVRPVSLLPAHLARMRARVFRAQASEWMAANARFRADVLARLRADGPLLAAQIPDTSQVAHRNEAGWYGSNQVPRMLELLSYLGEVGIVGREGRQRVWDIGERVFADVPVLDADEAGRMLDERRLQAAGIARQKSPWTPVGTAGVAASVEGSTWKWRVDPAALESLDDDPGGRVAILNPYDGMLFDRPRLAELFGFEYVLEQFKPRAQRVYGYFAHPILVGDRFAGLLGAELDKKKENLVVAAVHEIADLEAEEREMVDAEVQDLAEWLGVPLVFAATR; from the coding sequence ATGAGCCGCACCGCGCCCAAAGAACCCGTCATAGAGCTCAGCCGCGACGAGGCCCGGCGGATCGCCGTGCGGGCGCAGCTGCTCGACGCGCAGCGCCCGGGAGATGTCGTCGAGGTCGCCGAGCAGATCGGCGCGATCAAGATCGACCCGACGGCGACGATCGCGCCGGCGGAGCAGACCATCGCGTGGAGCCGGATCGGCTGGTCGTACGAGCCCGGTCAGCTCCGCAAGGCCGTCGAGCAGGACCGACTGCTGTTCGAGTACGACGGCCACGTCCGGCCGGTGTCGCTGCTGCCCGCGCATCTGGCGCGCATGCGCGCCCGCGTCTTCCGCGCGCAGGCGTCGGAGTGGATGGCCGCCAACGCCCGCTTCCGCGCCGACGTGCTCGCGCGCCTGCGCGCCGACGGCCCCCTGCTCGCGGCGCAGATCCCCGACACGAGCCAGGTGGCGCACCGCAACGAGGCCGGCTGGTACGGCTCGAACCAGGTGCCGCGCATGCTCGAGCTGCTGTCGTACCTCGGCGAGGTGGGCATCGTCGGGCGCGAGGGTCGTCAGCGAGTGTGGGACATCGGCGAGCGCGTCTTCGCGGACGTTCCGGTGCTCGACGCCGACGAGGCGGGGCGGATGCTGGACGAACGGCGGCTGCAGGCGGCCGGCATCGCCCGGCAGAAGTCGCCGTGGACCCCCGTCGGAACGGCGGGCGTCGCGGCATCCGTCGAAGGATCGACGTGGAAGTGGCGGGTCGATCCCGCAGCGCTCGAGAGCCTCGACGACGATCCCGGCGGGCGCGTCGCGATCCTGAACCCCTACGACGGGATGCTGTTCGACCGCCCGCGGCTGGCCGAGCTGTTCGGCTTCGAGTACGTCCTCGAGCAGTTCAAACCGAGAGCGCAGCGCGTGTACGGGTACTTCGCACACCCGATCCTCGTCGGCGACCGGTTCGCGGGGCTGCTCGGCGCCGAGCTCGACAAGAAGAAGGAGAACCTCGTCGTCGCCGCCGTCCACGAGATCGCCGACCTCGAGGCGGAGGAGCGCGAGATGGTGGATGCCGAGGTGCAGGACCTCGCCGAGTGGCTCGGCGTGCCGCTCGTCTTCGCCGCGACGCGCTGA
- a CDS encoding O-acetylhomoserine aminocarboxypropyltransferase/cysteine synthase family protein: protein MGRRGFTTRQVHERAPQAAATPRATPIYLTAGFEFDEYEQAAAHFGQGEGYAYTRIGNPTIETVEHTLAALEGGSQALLLATGQAATSVALLALLESGQHVVSSAHIYEGTRGLLRDNLSRLGITTTFVDDIRDLGAWEAAIRPETRVLFAESISNAANRLIDTTALADVARRHGIPLVIDNTFATPYLIRPLELGADVVIHSTSKFLAGHGSVLGGAVVDSGRLDPARAAELFPHLAAPGRGGTPSLLERAGGDARIAYAREAVAARFGPTPSPLNAFLIGQGIETLSLRVARQSANALAVAQWLQDRPEVESVDYVGLPSHPDHDIAVRDLPDGFGSVFTLTLRGDADTARRFVEALEVFTHMTHLGDVRSLVLHPASTSHAFLSDAERAAVGVHPGTLRVSIGIEDAADLIDDLAHALAAASDVSVAVVA, encoded by the coding sequence ATGGGCAGGCGAGGATTCACGACGCGTCAGGTGCACGAGCGCGCGCCGCAGGCGGCGGCGACGCCCCGGGCGACCCCGATCTACCTGACCGCCGGATTCGAGTTCGACGAGTACGAGCAGGCCGCCGCCCATTTCGGCCAGGGTGAGGGCTACGCGTACACGCGCATCGGCAACCCCACGATCGAGACCGTCGAGCACACCCTGGCCGCCCTGGAAGGCGGCTCGCAGGCGCTGCTGCTGGCGACCGGCCAGGCGGCGACGTCCGTCGCGCTGCTCGCTCTGCTCGAGTCGGGGCAGCACGTCGTGTCGTCGGCGCACATCTACGAGGGAACCCGCGGCCTGCTGCGCGACAACCTGTCACGGCTCGGCATCACGACGACGTTCGTCGACGACATCCGCGACCTCGGCGCGTGGGAGGCGGCCATCCGACCCGAGACCCGGGTGCTGTTCGCGGAATCCATCTCCAACGCCGCCAACCGCCTCATCGACACGACCGCGCTCGCCGACGTCGCGCGACGCCACGGCATCCCTCTCGTCATCGACAACACCTTCGCGACGCCGTACCTCATCCGCCCGCTGGAGCTCGGCGCGGACGTGGTCATCCACTCGACGAGCAAGTTCCTCGCCGGTCACGGCAGTGTGCTCGGCGGGGCGGTCGTCGACAGCGGCCGCCTCGACCCCGCCCGGGCCGCTGAGCTGTTCCCGCATCTGGCTGCGCCCGGCCGAGGCGGCACGCCCAGTCTGCTCGAGCGCGCCGGCGGCGATGCGCGCATCGCGTACGCGCGGGAGGCCGTCGCGGCGCGCTTCGGCCCCACCCCGTCGCCGCTGAACGCCTTCCTCATCGGCCAGGGCATCGAAACGCTCAGCCTGCGCGTCGCACGCCAGAGCGCCAACGCGCTCGCCGTGGCCCAGTGGCTGCAGGACCGTCCCGAGGTCGAGAGCGTCGACTACGTGGGACTGCCATCGCACCCCGACCACGACATCGCCGTGCGCGACCTGCCGGACGGCTTCGGATCGGTGTTCACCCTGACCCTGCGGGGCGACGCTGACACCGCGCGCCGGTTCGTCGAGGCGCTCGAGGTCTTCACCCACATGACCCACCTCGGCGACGTGCGCTCCCTCGTGCTGCACCCGGCATCCACCTCCCACGCCTTCCTCAGCGACGCCGAGCGCGCGGCCGTCGGCGTGCACCCCGGCACCCTGCGGGTCTCGATCGGGATCGAGGATGCCGCGGACCTCATCGACGACCTCGCGCACGCGCTCGCCGCGGCCAGCGACGTGTCCGTCGCGGTCGTGGCATGA